From the genome of Biomphalaria glabrata chromosome 1, xgBioGlab47.1, whole genome shotgun sequence, one region includes:
- the LOC106078377 gene encoding uncharacterized protein LOC106078377 → MSSPETQNNAIGDNLKIESIAVFVQVAGFSDVCGDEDYQKDKSRSSLTSLPHEQKESENSDLDDRDKNNSPKPSEADASSLDNSAKTNSPKPRKANASKLDENVQQDELQFDSTPHDSDTGSDADSDRTLLEVLHLGPTTSLTQASYIMEDNGYAAWGDYIVSHGIYMVFLSFLYIVLVYASLELLYIMTK, encoded by the exons ATGAGTTCACCtgaaactcaaaacaatgcCATTGGAGACAATTTAAAAATCGAGTCAATAGCTGTCTTTGTACAAGTGGCCGGATTTTCTGATGTGTGTGGCGATGAAGATTACCagaaagataaatctagatctagtctcacCAGCTTACCCCATGAGCAGAAAGAGTCAGAGA ATTCAGACTTGGATGACCGTGATAAAAACAACTCTCCTAAGCCAAGCGAAGCAGATGCTTCTAGTTTGGATAACAGTGCTAAAACCAACTCTCCCAAACCAAGAAAAGCAAATGCTTCTAAACTGGATGAAAATGTGCAACAAGATGAATTACAGTTCGACTCAACTCCTCATGATTCAGATACAGGAAGTGATGCTGATAGCGATCGTACACTGCTTGAAGTCCTACATTTAGGCCCCACCACATCGCTGACACAGGCTTCCTACATTATGGAAGATAACGGGTATGCCGCCTGGGGGGACTATATCGTATCTCATGGCATCTACATGGTATTCTTGTCTTTTCTGTACATTGTCCTTGTCTATGCAAGCCTGGAACTTCTATACATAATGACCAAGTAG
- the LOC106078374 gene encoding uncharacterized protein LOC106078374, with translation MVRTQRSEFEDFILRALNPLSISSLSRLSKSSFNNSHNFNLDHNRIYSPKDYRDIISLGESQDMFNFEQQAIWDSILHQNILSPERTRSRLSLEPHSPKSQPFARRSLLDSPRTSVVTGIPIIFEKSPSVVEKSKSKTDIPASSKAVSQTFIVIDGAEECLPRSYSPIIIDDEPNLSDNVSRVFNQNNRPYFTKDCLLPVVGVKNLVSPQLSDINSKSSSPSKVSVKSTNDFKDACLKNIEDNPPCPVVLECHDESDFCTDVSDNAESTKCFVQPTPSYPIYSILKRQLDKEERLVDYVKGDGNCFFRALSKLMYGSDVYHKAVRTLIVDIIATNKEKFAQFVDGEDVQSHVERMSEDHCWATTCEIYAAATLLQRDIYMLTPNHSNDKYSWLLFRPVFERQLQDIELSSRPCCYITLCNTNGNHYDRIVPNHGKCNCFLPHPQLDGIYANVDLTET, from the exons ATGGTTCGTACTCAGAGATCTGAGTTTGAAGATTTCATTTTGCGTGCATTGAATCCTCTTTCAATTTCAAGTCTGTCAAGGTTGTCAAAGTCGAGTTTTAATAACAGCCATAACTTTAACCTGGATCATAATAGGATCTACTCACCAAAAGATTACAGAGATATCATTTCTCTGGGAGAAAGCCAAG ATATGTTTAACTTTGAACAGCAGGCAATCTGGGATTCCATCTTGCACCAGAATATTTTGTCACCTGAAAGAACCAGATCTAGATTGAGTTTAGAACCACATAGCCCTAAATCTCAACCATTCGCCAGACGTTCTCTGTTGGATTCCCCTAGGACTTCTGTAGTAACTGGTATAcctattatttttgaaaaaagtcCTTCTGTTGTAGAAAAAAGCAAATCTAAAACAGACATCCCTGCTTCTTCAAAAGCAGTTTCACAAACATTTATAGTAATTGATGGTGCTGAGGAGTGCCTACCACGATCATATTCTCCAATAATAATTGATGATGAACCTAATCTGTCTGATAATGTCAGCAGAGTATTCAACCAAAATAATCGCCCATATTTTACCAAGGATTGTTTACTACCTGTGGTAGGAGTCAAAAACCTTGTGTCTCCACAGCTGAGTGACATAAACAGTAAAAGCTCCAGCCCATCTAAAGTCTCGGTTAAGAGCACAAATGATTTCAAAGATGCTTGTTTGAAAAACATTGAAGACAACCCACCCTGTCCTGTTGTGCTAGAATGTCACGATGAATCAGACTTCTGCACTGATGTCAGTGATAATGCTGAAAGTACTAAATGTTTTGTTCAGCCTACTCCTAGCTACCCCATTTATAGTATCCTTAAAAGACAGCTGGACAAGGAAGAAAGACTAGTAGACTATGTGAAAGGAGATGGCAACTGCTTCTTCAGAGCTCTGAGCAAACTGATGTATGGGTCTGATGTTTATCACAAAGCTGTCAGAACTCTCATTGTTGACATTATTGCTACTAACAAAGAGAAATTTGCACAGTTTGTTGATGGTGAAGATGTTCAG AGCCATGTTGAAAGAATGTCTGAAGATCATTGTTGGGCAACCACTTGTGAAATCTATGCTGCTGCTACACTGCTACAGCGGGACATCTACATGCTCACGCCAAACCACTCAAATGACAAGTACTCTTGGCTTCTGTTCAGGCCTGTGTTTGAGCGTCAGTTGCAAGATATAGAATTGTCCAGCCGTCCATGCTGCTACATCACCCTGTGCAATACCAATGGCAATCATTATGACCGCATAGTTCCTAATCATGGCAAGTGTAACTGTTTCTTACCGCACCCCCAGCTTGATGGAATATATGCCAATGTGGACCTTACAGAAACATAG